A portion of the Pseudomonas sp. GR 6-02 genome contains these proteins:
- a CDS encoding bile acid:sodium symporter family protein: MRALAALSRFVGNTFAYWVLIFAIVAFLQPAWFIGLKGAIVPLLGLVMFGMGLTLKLEDFAEVARHPWRVALGVVAHFVIMPGMAWLLCQVFHLPPEIAVGVILVGCCPSGTSSNVMTWLARGDLALSVAIAAVTTLLAPLLTPALIWLLASAWLPVSFMELFWSILQVVLLPIVLGVVTQRVLGDRVRHAVEVLPLVSVVSIVIIVTAVVAASQAKIAESGLLIMAVVMLHNSFGYLLGYFTGRLFNLPLAQRKSLALEVGMQNSGLGAALASAHFSPLAAVPSALFSVWHNISGALLSTYFRRMSEKEDRKIAAQQVAD, encoded by the coding sequence ATGCGCGCACTCGCTGCATTGAGTCGTTTTGTCGGCAACACCTTCGCTTACTGGGTACTGATTTTCGCCATCGTGGCGTTTCTGCAGCCAGCCTGGTTCATCGGTTTGAAAGGCGCCATTGTGCCGCTGCTGGGGCTGGTGATGTTCGGCATGGGCCTGACCCTCAAGCTCGAAGACTTCGCCGAAGTCGCTCGCCATCCGTGGCGCGTGGCCCTGGGCGTGGTCGCCCACTTCGTGATCATGCCCGGCATGGCATGGTTACTCTGCCAGGTATTCCACCTGCCGCCAGAGATCGCCGTCGGGGTGATTCTGGTCGGCTGCTGCCCGAGCGGCACTTCGTCGAACGTGATGACCTGGCTGGCTCGCGGCGACCTGGCGTTGTCGGTGGCCATTGCCGCCGTCACCACCCTCCTCGCGCCATTGCTGACACCGGCGCTGATCTGGCTGCTGGCCTCGGCCTGGTTGCCGGTGTCGTTCATGGAGCTGTTCTGGTCGATCCTGCAAGTCGTGCTGTTGCCGATCGTACTTGGCGTGGTTACCCAACGCGTACTCGGTGATCGGGTTCGTCACGCGGTAGAAGTGTTGCCGCTGGTATCGGTGGTGAGCATCGTGATCATCGTCACGGCCGTGGTGGCCGCCAGCCAGGCGAAGATTGCCGAATCCGGTCTGCTGATCATGGCCGTGGTGATGCTGCACAACAGCTTCGGCTACTTGCTGGGTTACTTCACCGGGCGCCTGTTCAACCTGCCGCTGGCCCAGCGCAAATCCCTGGCACTGGAAGTCGGCATGCAGAACTCCGGTCTGGGTGCGGCACTGGCCAGTGCGCACTTCTCGCCGCTGGCGGCGGTGCCGAGCGCGCTGTTCAGCGTCTGGCACAACATTTCCGGGGCCCTGCTCTCCACCTATTTCCGTCGCATGAGCGAAAAAGAGGATCGGAAAATCGCTGCTCAGCAAGTGGCTGACTGA
- the sugE gene encoding quaternary ammonium compound efflux SMR transporter SugE — protein sequence MSWIILFFAGLFEVGWAVGLKYTDGFSRPLPTALTVAAMAISLGLLGLAMKELPLGTAYAIWTGVGAVGTVIAGIILFGESMALFRLASVALIITGLVGLKVSA from the coding sequence ATGTCCTGGATCATTCTGTTTTTCGCCGGTCTGTTCGAAGTCGGCTGGGCCGTTGGCCTGAAATACACCGACGGCTTCAGCCGCCCTCTTCCCACCGCATTGACCGTTGCCGCCATGGCCATCAGCCTTGGCCTGCTGGGCCTTGCCATGAAGGAATTGCCGCTGGGCACGGCCTATGCGATCTGGACCGGCGTGGGTGCAGTGGGCACGGTGATCGCCGGGATCATTCTGTTTGGTGAATCCATGGCACTGTTTCGGCTGGCCAGTGTGGCACTGATCATTACCGGGTTGGTTGGGCTCAAGGTCAGCGCTTAG
- a CDS encoding MFS transporter yields the protein MSHPSQFTLLRTRRFLPFFVTQSLGAFNDNIFKQSLILAILYKLTIEGDRSIWVNLCALLFILPFFLFSALAGQFGEKFAKDALIRLIKLGEIVIMTVGAVGFMFDHLSLMLLALFAMGTHSALFGPVKYSILPQALREEELVGGNGLVEMGTFLAILAGTIGAGIMMSASNYAPVVSTAIIGIAVLGYLASRNIPRAAAASPQMRLNWNIFSQSWATLKLGLGQTPAVSRSIVGNSWFWFVGAIYLTQIPAYAKEWMHGDETVVTLILTVFSVGIALGSMLCEKLSGRKVEIGLVPFGSFGLTVFGLFLWWHSGGIPDSVTGHGWIEILGFGHTWLVLIDILGLGVFGGFYIVPLYALIQSRTVENERARVIAANNILNALFMVVSAIVSIVLLSIAKLSIPQLFLVVSLLNIGVNAYIFKIVPEFSMRFMIWLLGHSMYRVEHRNLELIPDEGPALLVCNHVSFVDALLIGGAVRRPIRFVMYYKIYNLPVLNFIFRTAGAIPIAGRQEDIQIYEKAFTRIAQYLKDGELVCIFPEGKLTADGEINEFKGGLTRILEETPVPVIPLALQGLWGSFFSRDPNKGLFRRLWSRVTLVAGPAVAVEVAEPAKLQALVGDLRGAVR from the coding sequence AAGCAGTCGCTGATCCTCGCCATTTTGTACAAGCTGACCATCGAGGGTGACCGTTCGATCTGGGTCAACCTGTGTGCGTTGCTGTTTATCCTGCCGTTCTTCCTGTTCTCGGCCCTGGCCGGGCAGTTCGGGGAGAAGTTCGCCAAGGACGCGCTGATCCGTCTGATCAAGCTCGGGGAAATCGTCATCATGACGGTGGGCGCGGTCGGTTTCATGTTCGATCACCTGTCGCTGATGCTGTTGGCGCTGTTTGCCATGGGCACCCACTCGGCGCTGTTCGGGCCGGTGAAGTACTCGATCCTGCCGCAGGCCTTGCGCGAAGAAGAGCTGGTGGGTGGCAACGGGTTGGTGGAAATGGGCACCTTCCTGGCAATTCTCGCCGGGACGATTGGCGCCGGCATCATGATGTCCGCCAGCAACTACGCGCCGGTGGTGTCCACGGCAATCATCGGCATTGCGGTGCTCGGTTATCTGGCCAGCCGCAACATTCCCCGAGCTGCGGCGGCATCGCCGCAAATGCGCCTGAACTGGAATATCTTCAGCCAGTCCTGGGCCACGTTGAAGCTGGGCCTGGGGCAAACCCCTGCGGTCTCGCGTTCGATCGTCGGCAACTCATGGTTCTGGTTTGTCGGGGCGATTTATCTGACGCAAATCCCGGCGTATGCCAAGGAATGGATGCACGGCGACGAGACCGTGGTGACGCTGATTCTTACCGTGTTCTCGGTCGGTATTGCACTGGGTTCGATGCTTTGCGAGAAACTCTCCGGGCGCAAAGTCGAGATCGGTCTGGTGCCGTTCGGCTCATTCGGCCTGACCGTATTTGGCCTGTTCCTGTGGTGGCATTCCGGTGGAATTCCGGACAGCGTTACCGGCCATGGCTGGATCGAAATCCTTGGCTTCGGTCACACCTGGCTGGTGTTGATCGACATCCTCGGGCTGGGAGTCTTCGGCGGTTTCTACATCGTGCCGCTGTATGCGCTGATCCAGTCCCGCACCGTCGAGAACGAACGGGCCCGAGTGATTGCCGCCAACAACATTCTCAACGCCCTGTTCATGGTGGTGTCGGCGATTGTGTCGATCGTCTTGCTGAGCATCGCCAAGCTGTCGATCCCGCAGCTGTTTCTGGTGGTGTCGCTGCTGAACATCGGCGTCAACGCGTACATCTTCAAAATTGTCCCCGAGTTCAGCATGCGTTTCATGATCTGGCTGCTCGGCCATTCCATGTACCGCGTCGAGCATCGCAACCTCGAGCTGATTCCCGATGAGGGCCCTGCGCTGCTGGTTTGCAACCATGTGTCGTTCGTCGATGCGTTGCTGATTGGTGGCGCCGTGCGTCGGCCGATTCGCTTTGTGATGTATTACAAAATCTACAACCTGCCGGTGCTGAACTTCATCTTCCGCACGGCCGGGGCAATTCCGATTGCCGGGCGCCAGGAAGACATTCAAATCTACGAAAAAGCCTTCACCCGCATTGCCCAGTATCTGAAGGATGGCGAGCTGGTGTGTATTTTCCCTGAAGGCAAGTTGACAGCTGATGGCGAGATCAACGAGTTCAAGGGCGGGCTGACGCGGATTCTCGAAGAAACGCCAGTGCCGGTGATTCCGCTGGCGTTGCAGGGGTTGTGGGGGAGTTTCTTCAGCCGCGATCCGAACAAGGGCTTGTTCCGTCGGTTGTGGTCGCGGGTGACCTTGGTGGCAGGGCCGGCGGTGGCGGTTGAAGTGGCGGAGCCAGCTAAGTTGCAGGCGTTGGTGGGGGATTTGCGTGGGGCCGTTAGATAG